A window of Proteus columbae contains these coding sequences:
- the fur gene encoding ferric iron uptake transcriptional regulator encodes MTDNNKALKNAGLKVTLPRLKILEVLQDPECHHVSAEDLYKKLIDIGEEIGLATVYRVLNQFDDAGIVTRHNFEGGKSVFELTQQHHHDHLICLDCGKVIEFTDDAIELRQRNIAERHGIKLSNHSLYLYGHCAEGNCKEDSHAHDEK; translated from the coding sequence ATGACCGACAATAATAAAGCGTTAAAAAATGCTGGGTTAAAAGTTACACTTCCTCGCTTAAAGATCTTGGAAGTGCTCCAGGATCCTGAGTGCCATCATGTCAGTGCTGAAGATCTCTACAAAAAACTTATCGATATCGGTGAAGAGATTGGTCTGGCAACAGTGTATCGCGTCTTAAACCAATTTGATGATGCTGGTATTGTTACCCGACATAATTTTGAAGGTGGTAAATCAGTATTTGAATTAACTCAACAACACCATCATGACCATTTAATTTGTCTTGATTGTGGCAAAGTTATTGAGTTTACAGACGATGCAATTGAATTACGCCAAAGAAATATCGCTGAACGTCATGGTATCAAACTTTCCAATCATAGCCTTTATTTATATGGCCATTGTGCTGAAGGTAATTGTAAAGAAGATAGCCACGCACATGATGAGAAATAA